The segment CAAACAAAAAGAAACAGGACGAAGCGCTTGCTGCGGTGCAGGCACAGACGGAGGAAAATGGTCTGTCGGCGGCGCAAAGCGGTTATTCGGCTGCGGGACTGGGCAGCCGCTCGGAGGTGGAAAATGCACTGGCAAATGCCAGCTATAAGCCCAGTCAGACGGTGACGAGTGCAGAGAATGCCCTGAAGGAATGGCAGACGAACCGCCCCGACGACTACGAGAGCCGCTATCAGGACAAGATCGACCAGCTTCTGGGCCAGTTGCTGCAGCGTGGGAGCTTCCAGTACAGCTACACCAAAGACCCGCTCTACCGTCAGTACGAGCAGAACTATCTGCAGAACGCCCACAACGCCAGTGCGGATGCTGCGGCACAGGCGGCAGCACTGACCGGAGGCTACGGCTCCAGCTATGCCGCAAGTGTGGCGCAGCAGGCATACCAGCAGCAGATCGGCGCGCTGAGCAGTGCCATCCCTACGCTGTACAGTCTGGCGCTGGACACCTATACCAGCGGCGGCAACGAGCTGGTGAGCCAGCTGGACCAGCTGAACAGCAGTGAGCAGGATGCACAGCAGCTGTACAACGACCGGCTGTCGGATTACTACACCCAGCTGCAGCAGAAGGGCGAAGCCTACAACAATGCATATGCGCAGGACTACGGACAGTATCAGGACTACCTGAACCAGCTGGGCACGCTGCACGACTACTACAGCGCACAGGAGCAGCAGCAGGCAGCACGGCGCCAGCAGACGTTCAACAATGTGGTGACTGCACTGGGTGTACTGGGCGATGTGGTGCAGATCGCCCTCAGCGGCACCACGGGTCTGGGTTCCATGGTCAGTGGACTGCTGAACACCGGCTACAACATCTATTCCGGCAACCGCCAGTACGAGGCAGACCGTGCCGACACCCAGTGGAACCAGCAGCTGCAGGAGCGGCAGTATCAGGACAGCCTGAGGCAGCAGCTCTATGAAAATGAGGCCAGCGAGCGGGAATATCAGGACAAGCTCAATCAGCAGAAGTTCAACAACGATGTCACCAGCCAGAAGCTGAACATTGCAATGGGCGAGTGGAATCTGAAAAAGAACAATGCGGCCCAGAAGGCCAGCCGGGCGGGCAGTGCGGCATCCGGCACGGTGGCTTCCGGCAGCGCGGGCAGCGGCAGCTCTTCCGGTACGGCCAACCGCAGCACAAGCAGCGCCACCCGTCTGAGCAGCGACACCTCTCGGAACGTGACGGTGCCCTACATGGCGATGCTGATGCGCAGTCAGGGCAAAAATGATACCAGCATCAGCAGTGCGCTGCGCAGGGATGGCTATTCCAGTGCAGAGATCGCGCAGATCCTGCAGCAGATGAAGCGCTGACTGCAATAAAGAAAAAGCGCTGAACAAAAAAGCATGTGCAGACCCCGGGAAACCACAGTTTTCCAAAGGGCCTGCACATGCTTTTTTAGCAGAAAATATTGGCGCGGGGCAGAGTTCCACTGGGCACCCCGCCGGAGAGAGTTCTCCCACGGTAGACATTCCTACTGATTGGGACCCGCAGGCTAACCAACAGCCCACTGGGCTGTTGGTTGCTCTGCCGCTGACGCGTCAGAGCCGCCTTGTTCTCGTCCCACTGGGCACCCCGCCAAATAAAAAATCCGCCGATGCAAAGCATCAGCATGGCGTCTCCCTTGGTAGACATTCCTACTAATTGGGACCCGCGGGCTAGTCAAAGCCATACTATGGCTTTGACTGCGTCGCTGCGCGCCGCCGCCCTGTTCGAGTCCCACTGGGTACCCCACCAACAAAAAAAGTCCGCTGTGTTAAACAGCGGACTTTTTGGTGGGGTGCCCAGTGGGACTCGAACCCACGGTCTCCAGATCCACAATCTGGCGCGTTAACCGACTACGCTATGGGCACCACATAGATGCGCCCGAAGGGACTCGAACCCCCGGCCCACTGCTTAGAAGGCAGTTGCTCTATCCACCTGAGCTACGGGCGCACGTTGTTATCCCATTGGGTTCCTTTATGGCGGCAGCTGTGTGTCGGCACACGCTGCGAGAAGTATAATACCATATGGTCCCCATTCTGTCAAGCATAAAATGCAAAATTCTTTTCTCTTTTTTCAAAACCTGCCAGACCCGGCCTTTACAGCAGCCACATGCCCGCATAGCCCAACGCAAAACCCAGCACGGCTCCGCCGACGACATCCCGGATGTGATGCACGCCGGTCAGCACCCGGCCGATGCAGATGAGCACGGTGATGCCCACCATCGCCCAGCCGGCTTTCGGGTAGAAGTACATCCACACCATGGCCAGCACGGCGGCGCTCAGCGCATGACGAGAGGGAAAGGAGTGTCCCTTTGTTTCCTTGCGGCGCAAGGGCTCAAAGCCGGGCTGCTCATAGGGGCGGGGCAGATTGAGCTTATCGCGCAGGATGGTGCCGCCCCAGAAGGTGAACCCCGGTACGAACACCGCACGCGCAATGGTCACCATAAAGTCCAGCGCAGCCTGACTGCCCAGCAGATGGAACAGCCGGACATTCAGCAGGCAAAGCAGCACGGGGTAGCATACAAAGGGGATGAGCGGCAGCCAGCGGTCCAGCGCCACCACACAGCGGCTGACAGCGGGATGGGCATCCATCCAGCTGTGCAGGGCGTGATAATGTTCTGCAGTCAAAACAGATCCCTCCGCATCAGGTCGGAATTTTTACAACAGGCAACAGGTCAAAAGCAGGTATCCAGATAGTTTTCCACATCAAAGGGTTCCGGGGTGGAATCCTTGCGCAGATACAGCGGATGATGGGGATGTCCCTTTTTGCTGCGCCGGCCAAAGGTGACCCATGGGATCTCCCTTTCCCGGGTCAGGGCGACCATTTCCCGCATCAGGCCGGGCAGGTAGTCCCGCTTTTCGATCAGGGTGCCCCATGCCGCCCACATGGTGGGTTCGGTCTGGGCCAGAACTGCCCGGAGCCAGCGCAGATTTTCGTCGCACAGGGCACGGTCCGGCACGCGGTCCATATCGTTTGGGTCGGTGGCGCGCTGGGGATATACATTGAACATGATCCAGCTGTCAAAGCCGTTGGCGGCGGCAAGACGCTCCACACTTTTCAGGGTAGGGTCCAGTGCGCCGGGCTGTGCGGTGCTGGGGTTGATGCCGATGCACACCAGCGGGTGCCGGCCCACACGGCCTAGCACATAGCGGTAGGGCTGGTATGTATGGGGCTCGTAATACCAGATGCCGCCGGGGTATTCGTCGGCCTTGAGAACGGGGATCTGTTCGGTCTGCATGGGTGAGCTGCTCCTATCATCAATTACTTTCTATTATCGTACCTGAAAGTGCAGGATAAATCAACTCTTTTGTGCGGAAAATCCTCCCATAAAATCAAATTTCATGGTATACTGAAGCAGGACGCTGCGGCAGCTGGCTGCAGCGCATTGCAGCTGAAAAAAAGGAGCAACTATGCTGGAAGATTACAAGAACGCACTGAAGAGCGGCCAGCGTGCTTACCGCGCCTGCGTGGCGCGCGGCCAGTCGCCGTATCTGGCGGTGTTGGACGATATTCTGGTCAATGTGAACATTGTGGCGCAGGAGCCGCTGGGCCTTGTGGAGATCCCGGCGGAAAGCATCGTCGGCACAAAGACCAGCGGCCGTCACACCGCCTTTGCACCGAACTTTATGCCCCTGCTGGAGCCGGACACCGAGTTTGCAGGCAAGTGGTCGAACCTCTGCGATGCGCATTTGGACGAGGGCATCCACACTCCCATCATCGCCTACGAGTTCCTGAACAAATTCTATGTCCAGGAAGGCAACAAGCGGGTATCGGTGCTCAAGTATTTTGATGCGGTCAGGATCGCGGGCACGGTCACGCGGCTCGTCCCGGAACGGAACGACAGTCTGGAAAACCGTATCTACTACGAATTTCTGGATTTTTACAAGCTCTCCAAGGTTAACGATGTGCATTTCTCCCGTCTGGGGGGTTACGCAAAACTGCAGACGCTGGTGTGCAAGGCCAGCGGAGAAAGCTGGACGGATGATGACCGGCTGAGCTTTTCCTCCTTCTATACCATGTTCCGCCAGCAGTTTCTGGCTCTGGGCGGCGGCGGATTGAATCTGACTGCCGGCGATGCCATGCTGGTGTATCTGTCGGTCTACCGTTACGCGGACGCCTGCGAGAGCACGCCCAGCCAGATGAAGCAGAATCTGGAAAAGCTGTGGGATGAAGTGAAGGTGCTCACCGAGCCGCAGGCCGTGGCCCTTTCGCTGGAGCCGAAGCAGGGCCCCGGCGAACCGCTGCTGGCAAAGCTGAACATCTTTACAAAGCCCAGCGAGCTGAAGGTGGTGTTTCTGCACGAGCACAACGCCGAAAACAGCGCATGGGTACGCGCCCACGACAAGGGCATCGAAGCGCTGCAGCAGGCGTTCCCGGACCGGGTATTCATCACCCGCAAAGAGAACATCGAGCCCGAGGTGGATGCGGAGCAGGTGCTGGAGGATGTGGCCCACGACAATGCCGACGTGGTGTTCACCTCAAGTGCCCGGATGCATACCGCCTGCCTGAAGGTGGCGGCCCAGCACCCCAAGACCCGCATCCTGAACTGCTCGCTCAACGCGCCGCATCCGCTGGTGCGCACCTACTATCCCCGCATGTATGAAGTGACCTATCTGCTGGGAATGCTGGCCGGCGTGATGGCAAAGACCGACCGCGTGGGCTATGTGGCGGCAAACCCGGTGTATGGCATCCCAGCGGCGGTAAATGCCTTTGCGCAGGGCCTGAAGACCGTGCGGCCGGAGGCAAAAGTGGTGCTGCGCTGGGCCTGCCTGCAGGACCCGGCGCATCCGCTGGATTTCTCCGACCGGCAGGATGTGGAGATCTTCTATGCCCGCGATAACCGCGAGCCGGAAGGCACCCATCGGGATTACGGCCTTGTGCGCCGCATGCCGGACGGCAGCTTGCAGCCGCTGGGCCTGCCCGTGTGGCGGTGGGATACGTTTTATATCGAGATCGTGCGTTCCATTTTTGACGGTGCATGGGACAGCGATGCTGCCGGTGCCCGGGCGGTGAATTACTGGTGGGGCATGCGCAGCGGTGCAGAGGAGATCGATTACAACAAAGACCTGCCCGCAGGCACCCTGCAGCTGCTGGATCTGATGGAAAAGATGCTGCACGAGGATGATCTGCGCATCTTCCCGGAAGATCTGTTCGCGCAGGGGCATGTGCTGCACTCGCCGGAAGCCACCCTCTACAGCCCCAAGGAGCTGATGGAGATGGACTGGCTGGACGAATGCGTGGAAGGCGGATTGCCCCACTACGATGAGCTGGATGTCAAAACCCATACGCTGATGTCCATTAACGGCCTCAACACCCTGAAAGGATTTGTAAAATAAGCGGCCCGCGGCCGAGAGAGAATGGAGCAAACCTGAAGTGAAAATTCTTGCAATTTCGGATGTGCCCTCTAAAGCGCTGTGGGATTACGGTACCCGGGAACATCTGGAGGGGATCGACCTGATCCTTTCCTGCGGAGACCTGCCGCAGAAGTATCTGGAATACCTTACAAACTTTACAGCAGCCCCTATTTTGTATGTCCACGGCAACCACGACGGCAGCTACCGCGAAAATGAGCCCGGCGGCTGCATCTGTGTGGACGACAGCGTTTATGTGTGGAAGGGCCTGCGCATCATGGGGCTGGGCGGCAGCATCCGCTACAACAACCGGGAGGACAGCTTTCAGTATACGGAACGGGAAATGCGCCGCCGTGCGCACAAGCTCTCGCGCAGGGCTCATCAGGTGGGCGGCATCGATCTGCTGCTGACCCATTCGCCGGCAGCGGGTCTGAATGATAGTACAGACCGCGCCCACAAGGGGTTTGAATGCTTCAACGATCTGATGGACGAATACGAGCCGCAGTGGTTCGTACACGGGCATGTGCACCTGAACTATGATGCCAAGCTGCCGCGCGTGTGCGCCCGCGGCGGGACGACGGTCATCAATGCCACGGAGCGCTATGTGTTTGAGATCCCGGACCCGGACCCTGAGATCCAGAACCACCCGTTCTGGAAAAAGTGGTTTGGGGTATAATACATCAAAAAAGCAGCCCTGCATCGTGATGGTGCAGGGCTGCTTTTGCAATTGAAATGGAGCCATTTGTGGGAACGGAAGGCCCGCAGCGGAACAGGTGCGGAGTGCATCGCCGCAGGCCGGAAAAGCAAGGTGAAAATTACAGCTCCAGCTTGCCGGAAACTTTATTGATGACGTAGTAGGCGGCACCTTCCTCAGGCTTGATATAGACCTTGCAGGACTGCACGCCCACCTTGTGGGTGGCACGGTAATCGGCCTTGGC is part of the Faecalibacterium sp. HTF-F genome and harbors:
- a CDS encoding phosphatase PAP2 family protein, which codes for MTAEHYHALHSWMDAHPAVSRCVVALDRWLPLIPFVCYPVLLCLLNVRLFHLLGSQAALDFMVTIARAVFVPGFTFWGGTILRDKLNLPRPYEQPGFEPLRRKETKGHSFPSRHALSAAVLAMVWMYFYPKAGWAMVGITVLICIGRVLTGVHHIRDVVGGAVLGFALGYAGMWLL
- a CDS encoding metallophosphoesterase family protein is translated as MKILAISDVPSKALWDYGTREHLEGIDLILSCGDLPQKYLEYLTNFTAAPILYVHGNHDGSYRENEPGGCICVDDSVYVWKGLRIMGLGGSIRYNNREDSFQYTEREMRRRAHKLSRRAHQVGGIDLLLTHSPAAGLNDSTDRAHKGFECFNDLMDEYEPQWFVHGHVHLNYDAKLPRVCARGGTTVINATERYVFEIPDPDPEIQNHPFWKKWFGV
- a CDS encoding DUF1643 domain-containing protein, translated to MQTEQIPVLKADEYPGGIWYYEPHTYQPYRYVLGRVGRHPLVCIGINPSTAQPGALDPTLKSVERLAAANGFDSWIMFNVYPQRATDPNDMDRVPDRALCDENLRWLRAVLAQTEPTMWAAWGTLIEKRDYLPGLMREMVALTREREIPWVTFGRRSKKGHPHHPLYLRKDSTPEPFDVENYLDTCF
- a CDS encoding cell envelope biogenesis protein TolA, which codes for MANKKKQDEALAAVQAQTEENGLSAAQSGYSAAGLGSRSEVENALANASYKPSQTVTSAENALKEWQTNRPDDYESRYQDKIDQLLGQLLQRGSFQYSYTKDPLYRQYEQNYLQNAHNASADAAAQAAALTGGYGSSYAASVAQQAYQQQIGALSSAIPTLYSLALDTYTSGGNELVSQLDQLNSSEQDAQQLYNDRLSDYYTQLQQKGEAYNNAYAQDYGQYQDYLNQLGTLHDYYSAQEQQQAARRQQTFNNVVTALGVLGDVVQIALSGTTGLGSMVSGLLNTGYNIYSGNRQYEADRADTQWNQQLQERQYQDSLRQQLYENEASEREYQDKLNQQKFNNDVTSQKLNIAMGEWNLKKNNAAQKASRAGSAASGTVASGSAGSGSSSGTANRSTSSATRLSSDTSRNVTVPYMAMLMRSQGKNDTSISSALRRDGYSSAEIAQILQQMKR
- a CDS encoding BMP family ABC transporter substrate-binding protein — translated: MLEDYKNALKSGQRAYRACVARGQSPYLAVLDDILVNVNIVAQEPLGLVEIPAESIVGTKTSGRHTAFAPNFMPLLEPDTEFAGKWSNLCDAHLDEGIHTPIIAYEFLNKFYVQEGNKRVSVLKYFDAVRIAGTVTRLVPERNDSLENRIYYEFLDFYKLSKVNDVHFSRLGGYAKLQTLVCKASGESWTDDDRLSFSSFYTMFRQQFLALGGGGLNLTAGDAMLVYLSVYRYADACESTPSQMKQNLEKLWDEVKVLTEPQAVALSLEPKQGPGEPLLAKLNIFTKPSELKVVFLHEHNAENSAWVRAHDKGIEALQQAFPDRVFITRKENIEPEVDAEQVLEDVAHDNADVVFTSSARMHTACLKVAAQHPKTRILNCSLNAPHPLVRTYYPRMYEVTYLLGMLAGVMAKTDRVGYVAANPVYGIPAAVNAFAQGLKTVRPEAKVVLRWACLQDPAHPLDFSDRQDVEIFYARDNREPEGTHRDYGLVRRMPDGSLQPLGLPVWRWDTFYIEIVRSIFDGAWDSDAAGARAVNYWWGMRSGAEEIDYNKDLPAGTLQLLDLMEKMLHEDDLRIFPEDLFAQGHVLHSPEATLYSPKELMEMDWLDECVEGGLPHYDELDVKTHTLMSINGLNTLKGFVK